AAACACGGTCTTCTGAATATCATAATGTAACCACTTTTAAGGAGCGTTAGAAATATGATCACTCATGGAGATGACCTCCTTATTTCAGGAGCATGGTTACTGGGCATCGGCACACTCGCTGGTGCAATCGGGCAGACCCAGCAAACGTTAACCGGAACGAACCTCGGAAAGGACTTGATTTTAAAAGGGAATGGCATTGAAGCCTTTGGAAATGTACTGCAGGCAATCGGACGGACGAAAATGCTGGATGAGGAAAATGTAATCCCGGAAACCTATTTCATTTTCGGAGCTTGGCTTGAGGCTGTGGGTAATGCCACAAATGTAGCGGGAATTAATATGCAGTTGAATGGGTCTGCTGTGGAGGGAACGAAAACGGATGCACTCGGCAGCGGCATCCAAGGTCTAGGTGCCGCTTTTGAAGCGTTCGGTGCCTTTCTTTCGGAGGATTCCATTTCACGTCCGCTTGAAATGAAAGGAAATGCACTCATTGCAGCAGGTTCTTTTTTTGAATCGATCGGAAACATTTTCATTCTCAATGAAAAAAACCGGATGGGGGAGCAAATCCTCTTACTTGGCAGCTGGGCCCAGGTCGCCGGTGCCTTCATATTGATCGATGCCCTTTCCTTTCGTCCTGAATCCGAAAGTGATGAGCATCGATCCAGCCGGTATAGCTATGCCAACGCTTAAATGATACCCTGCCTTCCGCCGACCGAAGCATTAAGGAGCGACGAGTTCGACCTTCATCCGATCTGGATCTTCAAAATATACCGCATAATGACCCTCTCCCCCGGCAAACGGGTGCTTATCGGCATAAAGGACGGATACTCCCCTGTTCCTTAATTTCGTCGTCAGCTCATCAACCTGCAGACGGGACGAAGCATGAAAGGCAAGATGGTTAAGACCGACCCTTCCCCTATGATAGGGAACATCCAGATACTTATCCTTCGCTTGAACAAAAACGATATACATTTCCGCTAATCTCCAGCTCTTCCCGCTCTCCCACTCCTGATATGGCTCATAGCCCATTTCCTCCAAAAACCAACCCCAAAAATCTATTGTTCTATTCATCTCTGAAACATATAGCTCAATATGATGAATGAACCACTTTGACTTTGACACGGCTTTCCCCCCTTTTAAACCACAAAAAGAGGAGCGTTTAATACCACTCCCCTTGCTTGGCTGATTTCACTATACCCGAATCCGGGCACATGGACTATCGAAAATTTCCGATTGGGGCGAATTTTATTGCTCTGGCGGACGAATTATCTTCCTATTGGGACGAATTTTTTTCTGATTAGGACGAATTATCCTACAATCCGGTCGATTTCTCCTGAAGGACGAATTATCTCCTGATTGGGACGAATTATCTCCTGATTGGGACGAATTATCCCCTTTAACGGACGTATTATGACGTTTTCCCCCTCTATCCGACGTTTTCTCTCACATTCAAATTGAAAGATACGCACAGATGGTTGATTTGTTTCTCTATTTTGGGCTAATTGCACAAATTTTATCTTTTTTAAGGCTGGATGGTTTTTTATTTGATGATTTTGTCATAAACTTCTCCTCCGCCATTAATTTTGATGATTTTTAAGCGGTTTGTTTTTTTGATGAAAACGGTTTTATATTGTTTTTCTCCGTTTAAGTCAATCAGGAATACACGTTTATCATCGTTATCCGTTTCCTTGTTGAGGGTATAGTCTTCCTCACCGATTTGCTCGATGATTTCGTCATATTCGGGCAAGGAGGACCATTTATTTTTTTCAGGGCCCGCTTTCGTTTCTTTTTGCTGTTCATTTTCGGCCGACTTTTCCTTTTCATCCGCCATGTCACTATTGCAAGCAGTCAGCATGGCTGCTGAGGCAACCAATGCAATGATTGATTTATACATGTACAACATCAACTCCCATTCCTATCTTCCCTCTTCACTTGTTAAATAACCTTGTTTCGCATAAATATCAAAAATCCGATTGGACATAATATATTGATTCTGCTATTATAGTTACTCAGGGTAACAATTACTCAAGGTAACTATATAATGATAAAAGAGGTGTTTCCTATAAAGACTTACCAAAAATTCTTTCAGCAACTTTTACAGTTGTACCGCCCATTTGAAAATAATCTCAATATCCAGCTGAATAAGCATGATTTACACAGGGCTCAATGGTCCATTTTGCATTGCTTATTCAATTATGAATCGGCGACGCTTGTCGAGCTCGCCAATTACCAAAGCGTCGAAAAGCCCACGATTACAAGGACCATCACCCGTTTGGAGGAATTGGGGTATGTCGAGCATGTGCCAAGCAAGGATAGGCGCGAGAAAAGGATGCGGCTTACGGAGCTCGGCACTAAGATTTACAACGAAGTCCGTACAACGATCGACCAATATGAGCAGGACATCCTGGAAGGAATCACAGAAGAGGAGCAACTCTCAGCGATACGCATCATGGGTGAAATAAGAAATAACATCTTAAAGTAGGGAGATCATATAATGGAACAATCCAGACCAAAACTATGGACGAAAGATTTCATCATCGTCTCATCCATTAATTTTTTCATCACACTAATCTTTTATTTACTGATGGTGACACTGGCCATCTATGCTGTAAATGAATTGGATGCATCTACAAGCCAAGCTGGACTCATATCAGGTATCTTCATAATCGGAACATTGATCGGACGTTTGTTCATTGGCCGTTTCATCGATTCGATCGGCCGTAAGAAAACATTATTCATC
This genomic stretch from Peribacillus muralis harbors:
- a CDS encoding DUF6944 family repetitive protein, with product MITHGDDLLISGAWLLGIGTLAGAIGQTQQTLTGTNLGKDLILKGNGIEAFGNVLQAIGRTKMLDEENVIPETYFIFGAWLEAVGNATNVAGINMQLNGSAVEGTKTDALGSGIQGLGAAFEAFGAFLSEDSISRPLEMKGNALIAAGSFFESIGNIFILNEKNRMGEQILLLGSWAQVAGAFILIDALSFRPESESDEHRSSRYSYANA
- a CDS encoding VOC family protein — encoded protein: MSKSKWFIHHIELYVSEMNRTIDFWGWFLEEMGYEPYQEWESGKSWRLAEMYIVFVQAKDKYLDVPYHRGRVGLNHLAFHASSRLQVDELTTKLRNRGVSVLYADKHPFAGGEGHYAVYFEDPDRMKVELVAP
- a CDS encoding MarR family winged helix-turn-helix transcriptional regulator produces the protein MIKEVFPIKTYQKFFQQLLQLYRPFENNLNIQLNKHDLHRAQWSILHCLFNYESATLVELANYQSVEKPTITRTITRLEELGYVEHVPSKDRREKRMRLTELGTKIYNEVRTTIDQYEQDILEGITEEEQLSAIRIMGEIRNNILK